DNA from Eubalaena glacialis isolate mEubGla1 chromosome 2, mEubGla1.1.hap2.+ XY, whole genome shotgun sequence:
GCTTGCAGCAGCCTTTCCCAAACAGAGATCCTTGGGGGTTGGGGAAACAGAGAAGGGTTCTGGGTGGGATCTCTGGGCCTGAGGCCCTCCTGACAGGCCCTGGAGTCTCGGACCCCATGGTTCTGCGCCCCAAGCTGCCCCAGGCTGCCTGTCCCATTCTACTCACCCTCTGCTTCTCCCCCAGGATCAGGTGGACTCTCCCTGTCATCCAGAGTCCTCCTGGGATCGGCTGGGTTTGCCCTTGTGTCCCTCGTGGTGGGCTTGTGACAGCTCCCTGTCACTCCCTTTGCAGAGAAGAGGACCAGGTAGTGCCCTGCTCGCCAGCCTGATGCAGTAAGGGACCAAACGCTGCACCCCCagaggaaaataagaaataaaaatgagttgTTGCAGCCCCTCCGGATCCCTTCCTTCTTGTTTGCCTGAAGTCGGGGTGGGGGAAGGCTCACTTCTCTTAGAGCGACATGGTGTCGGGGTGCCCAGAGATGGACTGAGTGAAACCGTGAAGCCTGGAACCTGCCCTTGCCCAGCTTCTGACTCTGTGTGTGACCCCGGGTGGGTCACCTCCGCTCTGGGCCTGCATTCGGCCCTCTCTATATGGGGAGTTGGTCTGAAAGACCTCAAAGATCCCAGCCAGGGTGGGTGTTTTGGCTCAGTTCCTGTGCAGAGTCAGGAATGCAAGGGGAGGGAGCATCCTGTTTGGAGCCTCATTTGCAcgcaccccactcccaccctctgCATATGCAATGGCTATTTCCTAAGTGGCCtggctgaggctcagaaagcaaCAGCCCCAGGATGTCACTGCTTCCTCCCAAAGTCAAAGTCCAGTGCCCTGGCCTTTTTCCCCCAACAGCTAGAAAGAAAATCTAGTTTGTCAAGGGCTCTGATCTTTCTGCTTCAGGGCCATGGTCCCTAAATATCCTTCTCCCCCCAGTACAAGGTCTTGTAGAAACTTCTCATCACCAGGATGGGATCTCTCCCAGAACATCAGAAAATTCGCTTACATGTTGATTCACTCCTCCTTTCCACAAACTCTTTGAGCGTGTGCTGTGGGTCAGGCACTGGGCTGTGTGCTAGGGAACTTGGCCTTTCCTAGGTAGCACTCTTGGTCTGCTGGGTGGGTGGACAGGCAGACAGCCATTGATGTTGCCCTCTGATGACACCAGAGGCCAGCCCAGGGCTTTGGGGGTGCCCAGAGGGAAGGCACATAACAGCAGTGTCTTAGtccgttcaggctgctataacaaaaataccataaaatgggtggcttataaacaacagaaatttattcctcacagtattggaggctgagaagtcagaGATCATGGCTGCAGCAGATTTAGGTTCCTAGgtggctgtcttttcactgtgtcctcacatgatggaagggGAAAGAGAGCTCTTTGTGGCCTCTATtagaaggacactaatcccattcatgagggctccaccctcatgatctaagcACTTCCCAATGTTTCCTCCTCCttataccatcactttgggggttaaTATTTCAACTTCtgaattctggggggacacaaacattcagaccataacaaGCATATTGGGGAAGGGGAGCTTGGATTCTATCCTGAGGGTTTTGGAGAAACACTGAAGGGTTTTCAATATGACCATGACCCTATCACAGATCCTATTTTGCaagaagggggaccccttccaggtcccgagagtgggctcttgtctaacacttggaaatgaattgtccaaggagacacaggTGCTGGCAAAGCAAGAGACTtgattgggaaggggcacccgggTGGAGAGCaacagggtaagggaacccaggagaactactctgccacgtggctcacagtctcaggttttatggtaatggggttagctTCTGgattgtctctggccaatcattctgactcagggtccttcctggtggcgcgcacattgctcagccaagatggattccagtgagaaggattctgggaggttggcaggacacaTGGACGGGCGAATCCTctttccttttgacctttcccgaattatTCTGGTTAGTGATATCTTGTTAGTTctgtgttccttaccaggacctcctgttgtaagataactctTGCAAGTGGCTACTAtcttgcctggccagggtgggcagtTTTGGTCCGTGGTTCCCCTAACACTACACCCCTGCACACCCTGTCCTAGATGCCGTCAACAGCCTGACAGGATCTCAGTTTCCAACAAGAACCAAACTTGTGAGTCTGGTTTTAtggaccttttaaaaattaactcatcCATGTCCTCAAGAGGCTCCTAGTGGGGTCAGTGAAGCATAGTTGTACCCAACCATAGGAGTAAACTCCTTAGGGTACTAATTAATTCAAcacttgattctttttctttcccccatttttttgATGTCTTGGAGAATCTAAGAAAAGCTGTGAACGTTTCCCCCCAAAATGCACACATTCCCAAAATAATGCTCTAACTTCAAGTCCTTCATTAGAGCCTCCGAAGTTCCTCCTGGAGCTAAGGGCAAAAGCCCCTGCCTTAACTACAAGTCTGAGTCTCCCACAAGAAGGGCACTTGCTCTGATTTGGATCTGGAAGGATGGAGACCACCCTCCTGGAAGGTCAAGACCATCTGAACTTCTTACTGACAACTATTAGATGATAAATGcgtgttattttaagctgctatatgtgtggtaatttattacacagGACTGGAAACTAATACAGCTTTGATTCCCCCTCTCTCTCTACCCAGCTGAGGTTGTTCACTCAGGAGCTGGCCGAACATACTCTGGCCACCCCAGGATTCCTGAAACTTCTGGCTTCAGCTGGCTCCCACCGTGCCCCTGTGGATCCAGGGGTCCCTGCCTGCTCTCAGGAGTCCCCAGGGTCGGAAGCCGGGCACATCCACTGCTCACCATGTTCCTGCACACAGGGGCCCAGCGTGCAGTAGTGAAAcaggaggaagggggcagggcacagcctttaaaagaatgacacagccatGGAGGATACAACACAAACTGTTTTGCTGAGAGACTTACTCTCAGGTTTCAGGTTCGGAGGATTGTTGGCAAAATAACCACTCTACACTTAATTAAGAGATAAGAAAGTCTATTAGGTTAGTTATAAATCGTAGCACGAAGATAAGCAAAatagtaagaaataaatgtatttacaaTCACCAAATTGGTGAAACAGCTACATCTAGATCCAAGCAAGGCTGGGAAGTCCCTTGAATAACAATCCGGAGTCCCAATTGGAAGTAGTAAGTTACAGCATAAGGACAAGCAACATagcaagaaataaatgtatatacatcaCCAAAGTGGGGAAACACCTACATCCAGATCCAAGCAACACTGGGAAGTCCCTGGAACAGCGATCTGGAGTCCCAGTTGGAAGGTCCCGAGCAGTGCATCCACCCCATGGGTGAGACTTCAGAGTACTGCTCAAAGGACtcctgttttttgggttttttttttaagtaaatttaaattatttatttttggctgcgttgggttttcgttgctgtgcacaggctttctctagttgcaatgagcAGGGGCTatacttcgttgcggtgcacgggcttcccattgcggtggcttctcttattgcagagcatgggctctaggcgcacaggcttcagtaatcatggcatgcgggctcagtagttgtggctcgcgggctctagagcgcaggctcagtagttgtggcacatgggcttagttgctccgcggcatgtgggatcttcccagaccagggctcgaacccgtgtcccctgcattggcaggcggattcttaaccactgcaccaccagggaagcccaggagtccTGCTTTTAATGCCAAGCTGCAAGCTGATAATCACCAGCTTATGTGCAAATATGCAGCTCTGGCTATTATCAGAAATGTTTTGCTCTCTAGTCGCAAGTCTCAGAATGTTCACTGATCCTTGGGAACTGGCCAGATTCCCTAGGCCCAGGAAGCTTCgtgacttccttccttccttatctgTTGGTTCTGAAGACTTGTTAGTGCTGTTTCTGTTGACCTGCACATAGTCCAGCAGTTCGGCATGTAGTTCCTTTCAGGGTCTTCTTTTAGTCAAAGGCCTATTACGgcctctgaagcctgaacaagCCTGTTAACTTCCCCAACACCTACTAGGTCCAAAAGGgtggaagattcgacttccagtagaccttgagcctcattatatgctcactgTGATACATCAGCATTCTAAGTGACACACatacaggcaccatgacagttctgaggccctAAAAGGGCAAATAGTGGGCAGTggccaaaatagttggaataatcctcaaaatagttggaatacACTTAGAGCAattctcccactcattagcctatgagattacccagcccataaaaactaaccaccccatactTCAGgacctctcgccttctgagatggcccacactctgtctgtggggtATGTTTCCCCCAGGGCTGCTCTTGCCTTTTGAGACAGACCGCATTCTGTCTGTGGAATGTGTCTCTCTTTAAATAAGTCCACTTcttgcctatcactttgcctctcgctgaattccCTCTGTGCTGAAACATAAAGAACccgagcttcattaagtcctgagaccaggtgtgcgaTCTTAATTAAGATCGTGTGGGTTAGAGTCCCAGCCCGTGGGTCCAAGTCCCAATCTCAGTTTTAGCTGGATTTGAGTCCCGTCTGAGTTGTGCAGTTTCAGTAGGACACGGGGAGGCAGAGGCAAATTCTCACTGTGGGGATCTAGGATAGATTCCTGTCCTCATCAGAGTGGCAGAGGCTGCTAGCAGTCACCCGATGCCTACTCTTTCCTTCTGGTGCATATGAAGAGAGCCCTGATTTTTGGCCAGGTGCATGATTCCCAGCCAAGGATTGCATTCCCAGTCCTCTTGCGGGAAGGTGTGCTCACCAGACTGGGTTCTGGCCAGTGGGATGTGAGTGGAACTGAAGTATGCAACTCTCGGGGTATGCACTTAAGAGGAGTGGGTGAGTCCACCTTGCCCCTTGGCCCTTTCCCATGGGCTCTGCTGCAGGTGGGGGAGTGACCATCTTCCACCCTGCAGATGACAGCAGCACCTTAAGGAAGCAGAGCAACAAGATTGCAGGAGCCTGGGCCTCCCTGAGCAGAGCCACCACTCCAACTGAGACACTTACACAACCAAGTAACAGAGAAAGAAacttctcttgtttaagccaaGAGGGCATCTTTTACAACAAGCAAACGTAGATTTTCATGAACATGGGGGGATCTTTTGATTGCAAGCAACAGAAGAATCAATCCAACAAAGAGAGTTGCTTTCACCTGTTCCTTCTCAAAATCCCACTAAAATAACAGTAAAGGACTAAAGAAAGGCTTAAACCCACATCAACAAAGAGACAGGAAGAGAAGATGAGAGTAACACAATTTAGAAGCCAGAAATCACATGGACATGGGGTTCCACTTAGCAGTCCCAAGAAAGCTGAATCTTAAGGTGtcagtggggaaggggagaaagaggcAACTTTGCCCTTAGGACCACCAGAACCTCAGCCATTGGAGTGGCTACTGGAGGTTGGCATTAAGGTAGACTGGCAGCAAGAGGGCTGGCTGGACGTCTATTTAGGAAGCAGGCAGACCCCCAGGTAGCCCCCTCCAGCAGACGCCTGGAGGTTtagttttggtgaggttgggtctCTGGGCCAGGAGGCACCAGGAGCCAGGAGCTGCATACTAAGAATGACAGTCTCCATACAAGTGCTGAGACCCTCAATCTTCTTCATTGATAGGCACCAGAACGCTGCAGCCAGGTTATAACATCCAAAACAGAAGGAGGAAGATTCTTCTTGGGAATCTTACCAGCCCAAGAAAAGAAATGCTCATATTCTGATACCTGGGAAAGGGATGCCCAATGAAAGGTTCATCCAGACCACATACGGTCCCGAAGTTGAGAAGAGCCACTCCTGTGGCAGAGCCTGTCATGGGACATCTGTGAAGACCTCAGACATAAATGGGAAGCAGACTAACCCCCCGCGTCTCTGGCCCTCTCCCGCCTTTCACCCTCGGCCCTGGGGCACTCACCCTCTGACAGAAGTGCAGCTTCACCACTGGCTTACCCACCCCCTGAAAGACTCGAGGGACCAAGGGGGCCGCATGGCTGGTCTGAGACTGTGGAAAACAGAGGTGGGGGGAGTGCAGCGGGTCCAGGAGGGATGCAGACCAGGGTGTCAGGACGTCCATAGcacctgggctgggggagggaggaaagggcttCTGTTTCCTAGGAGCCCCACCATCTGTCCTCCTGAGTCCCCACAGCAACTTCCGGGACACCTTTGGGGCACCCTAAATACCCACAGAGCAATTCCAAAAGCCCTGGGACAAGAGGATCAaagtaaataacattaaaaatatatttactctgGTTAAGACACTGCCTGTGACTCACCACATAAAATCCACACACTATTTCAAGGAAGGCAACACTGCTGCCCCTGTTTTCATAGACATTGTTGAAAGAACCTATAAGAGATGATCCAAAGTCCCTAACTCCTGCTGCTGTTGTAGACGGGCATCTTTCCATAACTCGCATTTACTTTGCGGGTTATTTCCAGGAGATTTGGAGTCTTTACCTGGCTCGCTGCCCACCAGCTCTGTCCCAGCTGCCTTCTCAAGCAGTCGGCCTGTGCTCAGggagataaaataattttcataatgaaTCAATTTCAAATTGATGAGATTTGGGGTGGGGGATAGAGTAGTTCAACAATTACAACTCTTGTCCAGCCAGCCCTGGCCAGACTCTCTCGAATGTTGTTGcagcagaaatagaaaagagGCTTTTCTgacaaggaaaataaggaaacagtgaaCAGGCTTGGGAAACAGCATAAACAGGCCTGCAAGAGTTAAGCAATCTTGGTTATTCTTTAGCTGTTACTACTAACACACACTTGTAGCTAGACGTGTCCTTCACAAAGCTGATTACTCTCTGACTCCATACGAATTACCCTTTGCACCTGGCATTTCTTCTCCCCCTACACTCCCTCATAGCACTCTTCATTTCACAAAGAaggtcatggggcttccctggtggcgcagtggttaagaatccgcctgccaacgcaggggacatgggttcgagccctggtccgggaagatcccacatgccgcagagcaactaagcccgtgcgccacaactactgagcctgcgctctagagcccatgagccacaactactgagcccacgtgccacaactactgaagcccacacgcctagagcccgtgctccgcaacaagagaagccaccgcaatgagaagcctgtgcaccacaacgaagagtagcccccgctcatggcaactagagaaagcccgcacgcagcaacgaagacccaatgcagccaaaaataaataaataaataagtttatttatttatttaaagaaaaaagaaagaaagaaggtcgGGGCCGATAACTTCAGGGACACCAGACCCGGTTGCTGAGCTGACACCAGCTCTGGCCATGAATTTGCAGAAGAaaaggaatgcaagaccttcattACTTTGAGCCTTACCACCTACCCCAGACCACGAGCCCCGGGCTATATAACCTTTCCCTATTCCCCAGGGAagggggcacagttcttgaggtgcTAGCCTGTTATGTTACCCCCTTTGCCAGGCAGCGATTAAAGCCATTTTCCTCATTCCTCCAAAACTCCGTCTCTGTATTTCTTTTCAGCAGCGGTGCACAGAGAGTCAAGATTTTTTGGCATCAGTGTCTTTGGTGACAGGGATTTTCCAgcagaaaaggaaactaagaagGAACATTTTTCAAACTGAAATTGTGCCAGGCTTTCCCTGACAAATTGCAGAGACTTAGGGATTGTCCACTGGTTTGAGTGATCTCCCTCAAGGCCCTTGGCTTGTGGCTTTGTGCAGGGTAGGCCAGCTGGGGACCAGCCCCAAAGCTGAGCTGTGTTCTCTGCTGGGATTCCAACAGATCTGGGCCCGTCTGGGGTCCTGACCTGGTGGGTCACCATGAGACAGACTGTGGAGCCTCCTGTGTGTGCCTCATCCTGATGGAAGGAGATGGGTGAAGCCTGAAAATAGGCAGGTTTCAGGGATAATCTGAGCGCACTGTGGCTGTCTGGAGTCAGACCCCTGGGCTCCTGAGTGGGGCCTGAGCAGAAGGCAGGAAGCTGTCTTAGGCTGAGACCCCAAGACAAGGATTTGAGTGCAAGTAGTTAATTTGGGACGTGACCCCAGAGAGCACCAACAGGGAAATGGGGGGTGACAGGGAAAGacaggcagctgagaaatggccCATTAGTGAGTTTGCACTGGGAGCAACTGAGGCTGACTCCTGCTGGAGACCTCTGGGGGTTTATCTGCCAACTAAAATCCATCACTGGCTGAGGGCTATTCTTGGGGGGACCAACACCTGACACCTCCAGCCAGCCTTGTAGGCCTCAGGGGCGGGGCCTGGCAGCGGGGAGCAGCGGGCGGACGCTGGGAGACACATGGCCGGGGGACATGGGCGAGGCTCCGACAGTGTCTGTTGCCCCAGTTCAGTAGAGACAGAGGTGAACGGTATTTATGCCAGGACCTGCACATGGGAGGTCGATCTTATCAGGAGTTCATCTGGGTTtggattttgttgttgctatGGCTGCTGTCTGTGATCCATCAGATTCAAATCAGGGTTCCCTGGGCTTGCGGTGGAGGCTGATTTTTCTGTGTCTGCTCAACCCTTGGCTAAAGACTTCCGTTTGGTCTGTGCATCTTGGAGAGGGTCTCTGCACGCCTGCTCTACCCGCAGTGTAGACATCTGTTGCTTGTCACTAGCTAGCCTGGCGGCAAGGGCAAAAGGGTTCCCTATGGTCCCACCCGGCCTCAGTCTGCGCAGGCGctgtgggcctgggcctgggggcgGGATTTTCTCAGAAGcgttcccctccccctgcttcccTAGTGGTGGGCCGATCCTTACTGTCTGAGCTCCGGAAAGTTTAACACCCCAAATTCAGAGGTagaggttttttttctcttttttttccccatctacaCTGATCTTCACCTGTGCTCTGCGGGCTGCAGAGTTTACTGCCCTTCCCCCAGCAGCATGAGGCTTTTGTTCCCTAGTGGGTAGGGCTGCAGCTCCCCTCCGCCAGTCTTGCCTCAGTGAGGGAAGTTTCTCCTGACTCCAGTCTTCCTTGGGAGCACCCAGTGGGTCCTTGGAGAAAAACCTTAAGGTTGGCCTGAAGCATCCATCCTTGTGACTGTAGCTCCCAGAGTTCCCTGCGCTCATGGTAGCCCATCCTTGCCCTTGAACGATCAGTTAAGGTTTTTAGCTGAACTTGCACTGCCTGCTCTGGCCGCACCTCCCTCCTGTGCTCTGCCCCAGGTGGCTTAGTGCTCTCCTTGGAGGCACCTGATTTCCCTGAGAATTCAGGCCATCTGGTGGCCCTGCCTCTTCAGCTCTCTTAGGGGTTCAAGGAAAGTTATGCTTTTGTAGGTTTTCTGGCTTTTTCTTATTGTCGGGTGGGAGTAACACTCTCTCCAGCTTCCTGTATCCTAAGCAGCTCTTCCTTCTTGATAGGTCGGCGAGTGGCCTACAGAATGCAGCGCCTGCACCCTGGACGCCTCCTCAAGACTATCTATTGGGGGTGTAAGCAGAAGAGTTAGAACTGATATCTCATCCTTTAGAAAGACTCCAGAAAATGAGGCCACTCTGGAAGGAAGTGAGACCTCACTGTGAAGGTGAAAGGAGTCTTAGGGGACACCAAGAACCCCTGTCGGCAGCGAAGGAACTGGTGAATGCCAGTTGCCTTTCGATTTTCCAGACACAGCGTCGTAACCATTCCTGATTCCATCTCCTCCTCTCGAGGTGCCCAGAGCCCCACTGTAACACTGGCATACTGTCCTGTCCTTGCCCTGGTGGTCTGCATGTCAGCCTCCCCACAGCACTTTGAATAGGGTCCTGCTCACCTCTGGATGTCTGGTGCCCATTAATGAGGAAGGGCAGAGGGCTCTGGGGTCAGTGGCTCGATATGCATCCTGGCTACCCCTCACCTCTGCCTCCCTGGGAAGCTTTGTCAACCCCATCATTGAGTGAGGGGTAAACTGAGACCCACCGATGGTGCACAAATGGCCCTGGGTTATACAGCCCATCCCCTGTAGGATGGGGACCAACCAGAGCCTCTTGCCAAGTGATTCTGTGCTTGATCAGCCTGccacctccctctgcccctctacCACAAGGCAGGTTGGGAGAATGGGGAGCACTCGAAACTTCCAATTCACAACTCACAACCCCCCAGGACTGCAAGGAACAAAGACAGGAAGGTGCATCTGCAGATGATCTTTATTTCGCATGCTTCTCTGAACTCAGTGGGAGTTTTGGAGGTTCGACTTGGGGTACATTTTCTCCTGGCTGGTCCCCTTCAGCTCTGGGTCCagctggaggagaggaagaaggtgCCTTTTTTGCACCTCCAAGCAAAGCCCCAAAAGCTGATCCAACGGAGCCCAGGAGGATGTTGGATGATGTGGAGAGTCCAGCTGCCCCTGTGGGAGACAGAGGGTGAGCACAGGAAGGGTGCAGTGGCCAGTGGCTGGGGCCCCTCAGGaggcctgaggcccagagatccCACCTGGATGCCTCCCCTGGGTCCTGAATACCTCAGGGCTCTGCTTTGGACAGAGGAAGGGGGTGAATTCATGGGAAGTGAGAGACAGGGGGAGAGTCAACTACAGACCCCAAGAGCTACGGGTCccactgaggcctagagaggggaggggacctgCTTAGGCCACCCAGGTGTCAGATTTGGGTAGGGCTAGACCCAGAGCCCAGCTATCACATATCCTGggctccttcccttcttctcttttccagAACCCCCTCACCGCTCCacttccctcctgcccccaaacCTCACCCAGGACTCAGGGAGGACAGTGAGGGAGAGACAAAGGACCAGGGACATTGAGGACCACGAAACGGGAGAGGGCAGACAGGTCCTCCCTCAGGGTTAGCCGCTGGGCTGAATCTTGTGCTGGTCTGACCCTCGCCCCCTCTCCTTGCTCCTGCCCCCATCCTGCCCGGACACTTACCCACGGACTGGAGAGTGGCCACGAGGCTGCCGGCGGCAACTCCGCCCCCGTTAGCCATGGCGGCCGCTGACATCATCTTGGCCGCTAAGGAGGAGGCGGCGATTCCTGCCCCGGTGAAGCCCACGGCGCTCAGCACCACGGGCACAGCCCCCACGGCCAGGGCTGTAGGGGGAGAGGAGCTGGGTCGGGGCGTGGGCTCAGGGGAGTGGCCTCCCTTAGGAATTCCTTGACAGTTTCTGGGGACTGTCTGCTCGGAGCAGACGGGAGACAGCCGCTTGGAGAGGGGTCCCAAGGTAAAGAAGAAGATGGGGGTGTGGAGCCAGCTTGGGACAGTAGGTTAGAGTAGGCCCCTGGTTGGGTCTCTAACTTGCTGGGTGACTACGGGGAGGTCACTACCCCTCCCTGGGCTTCAGGTTTGTGTCTGTGTAAATGTAGAGGTGAAATAAACCAATAAACCACTGCTGTTTTTAGCAGCAAACCCCGTTTCAAATGAAATCTTCTCTACATGCTCATTACATATAGGGACT
Protein-coding regions in this window:
- the LOC133085672 gene encoding interferon alpha-inducible protein 27-like protein 2; the encoded protein is MIKRTAAAAIGGALAVGAVPVVLSAVGFTGAGIAASSLAAKMMSAAAMANGGGVAAGSLVATLQSVGAAGLSTSSNILLGSVGSAFGALLGGAKKAPSSSPPAGPRAEGDQPGENVPQVEPPKLPLSSEKHAK